The proteins below are encoded in one region of Toxoplasma gondii ME49 chromosome IV, whole genome shotgun sequence:
- a CDS encoding hypothetical protein (encoded by transcript TGME49_211600) — protein sequence MVTHEPRCGSSPPSGSGVLIARVSDKSLSSPSPSGVCESDALQSAAEDIMHFDASANLNPSVASTLQKDTHVIPKPRTVGSAAALARDAEALSNGASPSFAQPFQLPVDSRQSAYAFPVMSATSATFLSHSSSNSSAGTAGAPAGRVRALARIKAQAAERTRRKTSEERRRRTLIDSDSSESAKGSAASSASLSSSPSGESAESSSLSEHTSGVDTPERSVESSAESDLQGDSLAADSSSETSEASSFSDTRTSDDSDADFRGSEPVRPAARSDLRSRIRVGAGRRSGGRPGKFGRKVRTPPGGASGRNSHETPEWKAQSRGREPADDSSTRSQSTSQSSSATVTSSDATTESSETSVDSTSGETGDSDVSAKENGPRAPRRFPLLYGHPAEPSSPSASSLSSPRPSRQPRRRRLARTPQRSAFLRSLSRRRRAPALPRKFPSCSFGSHPSGQPSSLMRARSSASTFSQASLRVRSAILFPHLAQTERRRSQRGVPALRLLALSREDPVTDMPTGETANRAGQKSKQPGKPGGWMRLFRPLFDLRPSDPNHSTPWSSSSVRSSSVRSSSERSSSDDLSSSSEADARETQRTRGRDASSAERRPSRTADTKTRKARGVVTRFEESGSSEAGARHVGVSVAGETGDASARVAKPVEAAKTSLGYRFSKEQDPTRTGSDGGMARHSRGKATSQLRADSPQSACAPLQSFSSSRSQSSSSDYSRASSPGSPRRQSEKRQSDSQESARTPRRTTRGDSKTQATSLFDLLRFVSFRTSKSREKKQRSSLSSSPSSRRTIQVEKQLSATEQASAATACGEVLAVAPEKGNRDDGKKIRFRGQHSPPKLSPREDEESHFARGRGEEERPKTASSEVGEATRKMTRAQQEAAEKASTDVDRKEESLHDTRRALKTSNSRQGPEIENRDPRGCRSDSRQTVASSLTCSSCVSASSTSAPIDLLAASSRASENLPDEKGENAQTPAGCPTLASHVSTESETVSPVIPRRENKESLAGQRRRSTTEDPETSDPSSAVALQSKGANNENDGFSPSQEKGVSAARESLSFAPGGRGESVETRKGPAPAKDAASDLRGVFQMHASLESLASGTTASPSPSTSISSSAFSAYLGGSFQAGSGGLTSSLGTDEEAERKVEERERETGSQERIVGASCAPLATSLNCKANLPAEGSLPSCSPDRPESDCRTNEASCGASSATSSSSSSSCSSPPPYSSSSFSSCHSSSSFSSPPSFLSSSSSSSPSPSCSSSSSSSSPLPACSSSSSSSSSSSSPLLSSSPPVCSSFPVVSQGVRLPSFDSEKSSSSSVSSLASRACLREGRQRMPSSKFRWVDLDGLPLTSQVAFDDLAQAVRRRACDGRLAGACCCCIGCRTDTAPTSPASVGPHKDGSCTCFCGTCCCADRSSPSAGNPQKTPASPSSCASKQAPLDFSFLFDMREGGGLSASGAAGASASAVASFLATRLPSFHAGLPPARLAELQASAAARLAASMASKAALAARVLVHAPANQLVIPSVDLFVDHRKLRSLMAVPKRSVTEQVMRLLQRLPRFTLPLYESFLLEQVCEDPVLHPRLQGLEVPFRLLTHDFVFLGSYAYFADLPPWSRPPIRLLRIYKFQQLQLVDSGESRADASPVHGDRHAAFVEPSRLVGERGWRARRSLDARLQSRGSEVPTESSASSGFSSEIRESSDARTLSAVEGTEGVGHCEGASLRRQSAGDSRLDSGSSAEGRFRRRGCDSGEGQERDMGGSLGLQEEDRGSSFQSVGARPRGGTYAAPRYGARPDDLEAEHLQGLALYNLKLLMRDFEETLEVVELHYGEMFFIEGDVFAYFCGLTEFMDSQGFQLETIKCRRKDGPPIALRPQDPAGASVGWDGDRDRWGLGRGDARRRGAARRGDRGAKEMPARSCRKPCGVCCRCVAKKEASSTFCETEESGESEESDGQERDERRLARRRQSTAGREGDSPASSDEEQGGWRRRRHQLQGLSHETDGACRSWRQRRGRTSRERRQGFEGATAAFRLQGARRGRRASDSETEDDGAGDETDDEDVDGFVRSRTIVDEVYGEKDEGGIGSGLARTFTNLVKALDASRRRRTDVFVDGAGSALFSGGSSPASASRSFSRSGNITEEGIGMRGSAKVAIHSVTFKKKPPSLFRASPQFEETERPARRERPTDPYVAPDGRGETADRGGRGGGDREGEWGEGQGRETRGSGVRGGEARTSFLGFLLGEDEFDADEDPLAFLDSAWY from the exons TTCCGCGAACCTGAACCCATCTGTCGCCTCGACTTTACAGAAAGATACTCACGTTATTCCCAAACCTAGAACGGTAGGTTCGGCCGCCGCTCTAGCCCGTGACGCAGAGGCGTTGTCGAACGGTGCAAGTCCGTCTTTTGCTCAGCCGTTCCAATTGCCCGTGGACTCGAGACAGTCTGCCTATGCTTTCCCTGTTATGTCTGCAACCAGTGCCACCTTTTTGTCGCATTCTTCCTCGAATTCGTCCGCTGGAACGGCCGGAGCTCCCGCGGGGCGGGTGCGAGCGCTTGCGCGCATCAAGGCGCAGGCGGCGGAACGAACGCGGAGGAAAActtcagaagagagaagacggcggaCTCTCATCGACTCGGATTCCTCTGAATCCGCGAAAGGAAGCGCTGCCTCATCTGCCTCGCTTTCCAGCAGTCCGTCGGGTGAGTCTGCAGAATCCAGCTCGCTATCCGAGCACACTTCAGGTGTAGATACACCCGAGCGCAGCGTCGAGAGCAGCGCAGAGAGCGATCTTCAGGGAGACTCTTTGGCTGCGGACTCATCCAGTGAAACAAGTGAGGCCAGTTCGTTTTCTGACACGCGAACTTCCGACGACTCTGACGCAGACTTTCGCGGCTCTGAACCGGTTAGACCGGCAGCACGAAGCGACCTTCGCTCCCGGATTCGCGTCGGCGCGGGCAGGCGATCGGGGGGACGACCTGGGAAGTTTGGGCGAAAAGTACGCACTCCGCCGGGTGGCGCTTCGGGTCGGAACAGCCACGAGACCCCCGAGTGGAAGGCGCAGTCGCGCGGCAGAGAACCTGCAGACGACTCTTCCACGAGGAGTCAAAGCACCTCACAGTCGTCTTCGGCCACTGTCACCTCGAGTGACGCTACGACCGAATCTTCCGAGACCAGTGTCGACTCCACGTCTGGCGAaacgggagacagcgacgtcAGTGCAAAGGAGAATGGACCGCGAGCACCGCGACGGTTCCCGCTTCTCTATGGCCATCCCGCCGAGCCGTCTTCcccctcggcttcttcgctgtcttcgcctCGTCCGTCCCGACAACCacgtcgccgccgcctcgcgaGGACTCCCCAGCGatccgcgtttcttcgcagtTTGTCTCGCAGGCGCCGTGCTCCTGCGCTCCCGAGAAagtttccttcttgctctttCGGCTCACATCCTTCCGGTCAGCCTTCTTCCTTGATGCGAGCGAGGTCCTCGGCGTCCACATTTTCGCAGGCATCACTACGGGTGCGCAGCGCCATTCTATTTCCTCACCTCGCTCAGACAGAGCGCCGGCGTTCGCAGCGCGGAGTGCCGGCTCTGCGACTCTTGGCGCTCTCGCGAGAAGACCCTGTGACGGACATGCCCACTGGGGAAACAGCGAATCGAGCCGGACAGAAATCCAAGCAACCCGGTAAACCGGGCGGATGGATGCGCCTCTTCAGACCTCTGTTCGACCTCCGGCCCTCAGATCCCAACCACTCAACTCCCtggtcttcgtcgtctgtgcGTTCGTCGTCTGTGCGTTCGTCGTCTGAGCGTTCGTCGTCTGACGACCTGTCTTCCTCAAGtgaagcagacgcgagagaaacacagaggacCAGGGGCAGGGACGCCAGCTCTGCGGAGAGGAGACCGTCTCGAACGGCGGACACAAAGACGCGGAAGGCGCGAGGAGTTGTCACACGCTTCGAAGAAAGCGGGAGCAGCGAGGCAGGTGCCAGGCATGTAGGCGTAAGCGTCGCGGGGGAGACAGGGGATGCCTCAGCGCGAGTCGCAAAGCCTGTGGAAGCTGCAAAGACCTCTCTGGGATATCGTTTTTCAAAGGAACAAGACCCCACGCGAACGGGCTCGGACGGAGGAATGGCCAGACATTCCCGAGGTAAAGCGACCTCACAACTGAGAGCGGATTCGCCGCAGTCCGCGTGTGCTCCCTTGcagtctttttcttcatctcGCTCGCAGTCTTCATCTTCTGATTACTCGCGCGCTTCCTCCCCAGGTTCTCCTCGACGACAATCGGAGAAGCGCCAAAGCGACTCGCAGGAGTCTGCACGCACCCCGAGGCGGACGACGCGGGGAGACTCAAAGACACAAGCGACGAGCTTATTCGACTTGCTTCGGTTCGTGTCGTTCAGGACGTCCAAgagccgagaaaagaagcagcggaGCAGTCTGagttcttccccgtcttcgcGCAGAACAATCCAGGTCGAGAAACAACTCTCTGCGACGGAGCAGGCCTCGGCTGCCACCGCTTGTGGAGAGGTCCTCGCAGTAGCACCCGAGAAGGGGAACAGGGATGATGGGAAGAAGATCCGTTTCCGGGGACAGCACTCGCCGCCTAAACTCTCACCGAGAGAGGATGAGGAAAGTCATttcgcgagaggaagaggcgaagaagaaaggccgAAAACAGCTTCATCAGAGGTCGGGGAAGCCACAAGAAAGATGACGCGAGCGCAACAagaggctgcagagaaagccaGTACAGATGTtgacagaaaggaagaaagtcTGCATGATACGCGAAGAGCTCTGAAAACCTCCAATTCGAGACAAGGTCCTGAAATCGAAAACAGAGATCCTCGCGGCTGTCGAAGCGACTCGCGGCAAACCGTCGCATCCTCGTTAACCTGTTCGTCGTGCGTGTCGGCCTCGTCAACCTCAGCGCCCATCGACCTTCTCGCTGCATCCTCGAGAGCGTCAGAGAACCTGCCGGatgaaaagggagaaaacgcgcaaaCACCCGCTGGATGTCCCACCTTAGCAAGTCACGTTTCGACTGAATCTGAGACTGTGTCGCCGGTAATTCCcaggcgagagaacaaggagagccTTGCaggacagcgaagaaggtcgACAACGGAGGATCCGGAGACCAGCGACCCTTCCTCGGCTGTCGCTTTACAGAGCAAAGGAGCGAACAATGAGAATGACGGCTTCTCTCCAAGTCAAGAGAAAGGAGTTTCTGCAGCTAGAGAAAGCTTGAGTTTTGCGccgggaggaagaggcgaaagtgTGGAGACACGGAAAGGACCCGCGCCTGCGAAAGACGCGGCTAGCGACCTCCGAGGCGTTTTCCAGATGCACGCAAGTCTGGAATCCCTTGCCTCCGGGACGacggcgtctccgtcgccttccacttcgatttcttcgtctgctttctcaGCCTATCTGGGGGGATCGTTCCAGGCTGGAAGCGGAGGACTCACCAGCTCTTTGGGGACAGatgaagaagcggagaggaaggtggaggagagagaacgggagacagggagTCAGGAGAGGATCGTGGGCGCATCTTGCGCGCCGTTAGCTACCAGTCTGAATTGCAAAGCAAATCTCCCTGCGGAGGGGTCGCTACCTTCCTGCTCGCCAGATCGACCTGAGTCAGATTGTAGAACGAATGAGGCCAGCTGTGGTGCGTCGTCTGCgacgtcctcttcctcttcttcctcctgttcctccCCACCTCCTTactcatcttcttcgttttcctcctgtcactcttcttcttccttctcttctcctccgtcttttctctcatcCTCGTCATCGTCTTCCCCATCTCCTTCTTGCTCCTCATCCTCATCATCGTCTTCCCCATTGCCTGCTTGCTCCTCgtcctcatcttcttcttcctcgtcttcttccccccttctgtcctcttctccccctgtctgttcttcttttccagttGTCTCTCAAGGTGTCCGTTTGCCGTCCTTCGACTCTGAGAagtcgtcgtcgtcttctgtctcttcgcttgcGTCGAGAGCCTGTTTGCGGGAGGGTCGACAACGCATGCCGAGTTCTAAATTTCGATGGGTGGATCTTGATGGCCTTCCGCTGACGTCTCAGGTGGCGTTCGACGACCTCGCGCAAGCAGTCCGGCGGCGGGCATGCGACGGACGCCTCGCAGGCGCCTGCTGCTGTTGCATCGGCTGCCGTACAGACACCGCGCCAACGTCGCCCGCCTCGGTCGGACCGCACAAAGACGGCTCTTGCACCTGCTTCTGCGGGACTTGTTGCTGCGCAGAtcgttcgtctccgtctgcggGCAATCCGCAGAAGacgcctgcttctccctcaaGCTGTGCGTCGAAACAGGCACCTCTGgatttctcctttctcttcgacaTGCGCGAGGGCGGGGGACTTTCGGCTTCGGGCGCGGCGGgggcctctgcgtctgcggtggcgtccttcctcgccaCGCGTTTGCCTTCTTTCCACGCAGGTCTCCCGCCAGCGCGTCTGGCTGAGCTTCAAGCGAGTGCGGCTGCGAGACTCGCTGCGTCAATGGCCAGCAAGGCGGCTCTTGCGGCGCGGGTCTTGGTGCATGCACCGGCGAATCAGCTGGTGATTCCCTCCGTGGATTTGTTTGTCGACCACCGGAAGCTGCGCTCCCTCATGGCGGTGCCGAAACGCAGCGTGACGGAGCAGGTGATGCGTCTGCTGCAGAGACTTCCTCGCTTTACCTTGCCGCTGTACGAGTCTTTCTTGCTCGAGCAAGTCTGTGAGGACCCCGTGCTGCATCCGCGACTCCAGGGCCTCGAAGTCCCGTTTCGCCTCCTCACTCACgactttgtctttctcggcAGCTACGCCTACTTCGCAGATCTGCCGCCCTGGTCTCGCCCGCCGATTCGCCTCCTCCGGATCTACAAGTTCCAGCAACTCCAGCTCGTGGACTCCGGCGAGAGCCGCGCGGACGCGTCTCCAGTGCACGGCGACAGACACGCCGCGTTTGTGGAGCCCAGCAGGCTCGTGGGGGAACGAGGCTGGCGCGCGAGACGCAGCCTCGACGCTCGCCTGCAGAGCCGCGGCAGCGAAGTTCCGACGGAGTCCAGTGCGTCGTCGGGCTTCAGTTCTGAGATCCGCGAGTCGTCGGACGCGCGAACGCTCTCAGCCGTCGAGGGGACAGAGGGTGTGGGTCACTGTGAGGGGGCGAGCCTGCGAAGACAGAGCGCCGGAGACAGTCGGCTGGACTCAGGGTCGTCCGCAGAGGGGCGGTTCAGGAGGCGTGGTTGCGATTCAGGAGAagggcaggagagagacatgggAGGGTCTTTGGGACTCCAAGAAGAAGATCGAGGAAGCTCGTTTCAAAGTGTAGGCGCCAGACCGCGAGGAGGCACCTACGCTGCCCCGCGGTACGGCGCGCGCCCTGACGACCTCGAAGCAGAGCATCTGCAGGGCCTCGCGCTCTACAACTTGAAGCTGTTGATGCGCGACTTTGAGGAGACTCTGGAGGTGGTGGAGTTACACTACGGAGAAATGTTCTTCATTGAAGGAGACGTCTTTGCGTACTTCTGTGGCCTCACAGAGTTCATGGACTCGCAAGGCTTCCAGCTGGAAACCATCAAGTGTCGTCGCAAAGACGGCCCGCCGATCGCCCTGCGTCCGCAAGACCCCGCGGGCGCATCTGTGGGGTgggacggagacagggacaGGTGGGGTTTgggcagaggagacgcccgGCGGCGGGGGGccgcgaggcgaggagacaggggggCAAAGGAGATGCCGGCTCGCAGCTGCAGGAAGCCTTGCGGAGTCTGTTGTCGATGTGtagcgaagaaggaagcgagttCGACTTTCTGTGAGACCGAAGAGAGTGGGGAGAGCGAAGAGTCCGACGGCCAGGAGCGAGACGAACGGAGACtagcgaggaggagacagtcgacggcagggagagaaggcgataGTCCTGCTTCCTCGGACGAAGAACAAGGCGGGTGGCGGCGAAGGCGTCACCAGCTGCAGGGCTTGAGTCACGAGACGGACGGAGCGTGTAGGTcgtggagacagcggcgagggagaacaagccgagaaaggagacagggctTTGAAGGTGCGACCGCGGCGTTTCGGCTCCAAGGCGCGCGGCGAGGGCGACGGGCGTCAGactcggagacagaagacgacggagcaggagacgagacagacgacgaggaTGTCGACGGCTTCGTTCGCTCGCGAACAATCGTCGATGAGGTTTacggagaaaaagatgaaGGAGGAATTG GTTCTGGACTTGCGCGAACGTTCACAAATTTGGTGAAGGCGTTGGACGCGAGTCGACGGCGACGGACAGACGTCTTCGTGGACGGGGCAGGGAGTGCGTTGTTTTCGGGCGGTTCGTCACCGGCGTCTGCCTCGCGCAGCTTCTCGCGGTCCGGAAACATCACGGAAGAAGGAATCGGCATGCGCGGGTCTGCGAAGGTGGCTATTCACTCCGTCACATTCAAGAAGAAGCCGCCCAGCCTCTTTCGCGCCAGTCCACAattcgaggagacagagcggcCCGCGCGGCGCGAGCGCCCAACGGACCCGTACGTCGCGCCGGatggacgaggagagactgcAGACCGTGGGGGCAGgggtggaggagacagagaaggagagtgGGGAGAGGGccaggggagagagactcgagggAGTGGAGTGCGGGGAGGAGAAGCTCGGACCTCGTTTCTAGGATTTCTGCTCGGCGAGGATGAGTTTGACGCTGATGAGGaccctctcgccttcctcgatAGTGCGTGGTACTAA
- a CDS encoding GTP-binding protein engA, putative (encoded by transcript TGME49_211480~Predicted trans-membrane domain (TMHMM2.0):37-60): MPKGMTVLSRRVNRPVDFTRAQSCLGFDSMAGGRWNTGGLLLVLFLSVFFSLSSCAALVRREQCGGRLPSWKPPALDARASGKPSSKFESLFFHPDLSAALLKEAKENPGEENRATRIARVDTHSKSRKVQERTGARTPGGPDWRGVQTPSDFLRPFTHRWRRTAAQAFPTQKDFLPEKFSFFSSVPSLLRYQSVPRANGGEGVASQISGARLGGEVPAFYRGAGDRCRSLSDRFPPFRPEEREHKQDGARLTTPLFLFRPWQVVQNRDSRRHLVFENHAKPFLTPPYRHEGGTTLSGFHSLFSLSSPVSASFSWPVPASGLSIYELGNGRNADVCRHSRRCAETDVEAPGSWCASFVLSQKNRSSLSRRTGNLASSALCASSRFQSSQWTPASRRDSRRTAGTQPRVQSPLRRRSQAKDSLVGLRERSTDTALLRGGKTPNTAVAKKRRTLSGGERKNGESLISSPARRRSSDAPKEKQERRKADTSSQSGRFTRGPLSDPEEGEEEDDEEGCEEDFEQQGEAEEHGSEESDLFDDAESLLSGDSLTPEEAMERAHILENLEAGRRQMEKEGKSLRDFGNPEKDETDRQAWLRPAPWSTSAGDKGDKARRFEPEDEDEVDSNQDEGDLLYDVRQAERTPDKELTRDTEEETGSSGVAFRLSTPHRSSQKLVRREGRVPCVCLLGRPNVGKSSLFNTLKDKEDTAADAIVRDEDGTTRDRHYAFSVWRGRPFIVVDTGGLIFEEDRYAAALYAEEIRTQVKCALEEATCAIFVVDGRHGLDGEDEVIAHFLRRSKTPVVVCVNKTENVRSGIASAQDFWKLGLGQPFPCSAVEGVGLPDLLDACFLHFPADSEAPSRGAGGKEKVKVDEKGEARAGLSGRSTAVSLSSFALPTLAREDVNVAIVGRPNVGKSQLLNRLLGVSRSLVSPQAGTTRDAVDELVQRDGRLYRLVDTAGIRRARVVKAQKGVEFVMVKRAERALARCDVCLLVCDAERGLVKQDILLAKKIEEEGRAAVIVMNKWDTVDAEATAHHEVSTYIRSVFYPLRWASIVCVSALTGKNASRIWAAVNDAFDQHRRRLGTGLLNFVLRDALAVHPPPLFKGRKRGKIYVAQQVSIQPPTIVVFCNKTEYFPEVYRLYLDFSTRTAFNFHFTPIKWLFREKKRRKLEKVTRSKPS, from the exons ATGCCTAAGGGCATGACCGTGTTGTCGAGGAGAGTCAACCGACCAGTGGACTTCACACGCGCCCAGTCTTGTCTGGGGTTCGATTCTATGGCGGGTGGAAGATGGAACACCGGCGGTCTGCTCTTggtgctctttctctccgtgtttttttccctgtcttcttgcGCTGCATTGGTCAGACGTGAGCAATGTGGCGGCCGCCTTCCGTCCTGGAAGCCGCCGGCACTGGACGCGCGAGCCTCTGGGAAACCTTCCAGCAAATTCGAGTCGCTTTTTTTCCATCCAGACCTTTCCGCCGCGCTTCTGAAAGAGGCTAAAGAGAACCCAGGCGAAGAGAATCGTGCTACGAGAATTGCTCGTGTTGACACGCATTCCAAGTCGCGAAAGGTCCAGGAAAGAACGGGTGCCAGAACGCCTGGCGGACCTGATTGGcgcggtgtacagacacccagTGACTTTCTGCGACCGTTCACACATCGATGGCGGCGCACTGCCGCTCAAGCATTTCCGACGCAGAAGGACTTTTTGCCAGAGaagttttcctttttttcttcagttccttcgcttctccgttATCAGTCTGTCCCTCGTGCGAATGGCGGAGAAGGTGTGGCCAGCCAAATCTCCGGCGCCCGCCTTGGAGGCGAAGTGCCAGCATTCTATCGTGGTGCCGGCGACAGATGCAGGAGCCTGAGTGACAGATTTCCGCCTTTTCGTCCCGAGGAACGAGAGCACAAACAAGATGGAGCACGACTGACGACTCCactgtttctttttcggcCATGGCAAGTTGTCCAGAACCGAGATTCAAGGCGTCATCTGGTGTTCGAGAATCACGCGAAGCCGTTTTTGACCCCGCCGTATCGACACGAAGGAGGGACGACCCTTTCTGGGTTTcattctttgttttctctctcttccccggTCTCCGCGTCATTTTCGTGGCCTGTTCCGGCCTCCGGCCTTTCGATTTACGAGCTCGGGAATGGGAGGAACGCAGACGTCTGCCGACACAGCCGACGTTGTGCGGAAACCGACGTGGAGGCGCCAGGGTCCTGGTGCGCCTCTTTCGTTTTGTCACAAAAAAACAGGAGTTCCCTTTCTCGCCGAACTGGTAATCTCGCTTCAAGTGCCTTGTGCGCGTCTTCGCGTTTTCAATCTTCTCAATGGACCCCGGCTTCTCGCCGAGACAGTCGCAGAACGGCGGGCACTCAGCCACGCGTCCAAAGCCCTCTGAGGCGAAGATCTCAGGCGAAGGACAGCCTTGTGGGCttacgagaaagaagcacaGACACCGCGCTGCTCAGAGGAGGGAAGACGCCGAACACTGCTGTTGCCAAGAAGCGCAGGACTCTGTCAGGCGGTGAGAGGAAGAATGGAGAGAGTCTGATATCTTCGCCAGCTCGCCGTCGCAGCTCCGATGCtccgaaagagaaacaggagagaagaaaagcagacactTCTAGCCAGTCGGGGAGATTCACGCGTGGACCCCTCTCGGATccggaagaaggggaagaagaagacgacgaagaaggctgCGAAGAGGACTTCGAACAACAGGGAGAGGCTGAAGAACATGGCAGCGAGGAATCAGATTTGTTTGATGACGCAGAGTCGCTGCTCTCTGGGGATTCGCTGACGCCTGAGGAAGCAATGGAAAGAGCTCATATTCTTGAGAATCTGGAAGCAGGAAGACGAcagatggagaaagaagggaagtcGCTGAGGGACTTTGGAAAcccagaaaaagacgagacagacaggcagGCGTGGCTCCGTCCGGCCCCGTGGAGCACAAGCGcgggagacaaaggagacaaagcaaGACGATTTGAACCtgaggacgaggacgaggtGGATTCTAACCAGGACGAGGGCGACTTGTTGTACGACGTTCGACAAGCTGAAAGGACACCTGACAAGGAACTCacgagagacaccgaagaagaaacgggcTCTTCAGGGGTGGCATTTCGACTCTCAACGCCTCATCGTTCGTCTCAAAAGCTGGTTCGACGAGAAG GGCGCGTCCCTTGCGTTTGTCTCCTGGGGAGACCGAACGTCGGCAAAAGCAGCCTTTTCAACACACtcaaagacaaagaagataCGGCAGCGGACGCCATTGTTCGCGACGAAGATGGCACGACCCGAGATCGGCACTACGCCTTCTCAGTCTGGAGAGGCCGCCCCTTCATCGTGGTCGACACCGGCGGCCTTATCTTCGAAGAAGACCGATATGCCGCGGCTCTCTACGCTGAGGAG attcGCACTCAAGTGAAGTGTGCCCTGGAGGAAGCGACTTGCGCCATCTTTGTGGTTGACGGCCGC CATGGGCTGGATGGAGAGGACGAGGTCATTGCGCATTTTCTGCGGCGCTCGAAAACGCCTGTCGTCGTCTGCGTCAACAAGACTGAAAACGTTCGATCTGGGATCGCTTCTGCTCAG GACTTCTGGAAGCTCGGCCTCGGCCAGCCTTTCCCTTGCAGCGCAGTCGAAGGCGTTGGGCTGCCTGACTTGCTGGATGC CTGCTTTCTGCACTTTCCTGCCGATTCGGAAGCGCCTTCTCGCGGTGCTGGTGGGAAGGAGAAAGTCAAGGTCgacgaaaagggagaagcgcGGGCCGGTCTCTCAGGGCGAAGCACCGCAGTGTCTCTGAGTTCATTCGCTCTCCCCACGCTTGCGAGAGAAGATGTAAACGTGGCAATTGTTGGCAG GCCGAACGTGGGCAAGTCGCAGCTGCTCAATCGTCTGCTTGGAGTGTCGAGGAGTCTCGTCAGCCCCCAGGCAGGCACTACGCGCGACGCTGTCGACGAACTCGTGCAAAGAG ACGGGAGGCTCTACCGACTTGTCGACACCGCAGGCATCCGGCGAGCGCGAGTTgtgaaggcgcagaaggGGGTCGAGTTCGTCATGGTCAAGAGAGCGGAGCGA GCGCTAGCGCGGTGCGACGTCTGTCTGTTAGTCTGTGACGCCGAGCGCGGGCTGGTCAAGCAAGACATTTTGCTTGCGAAGAAaatcgaggaagagggaCGCGCGGCGGTTATCGTCATGAATAAATGGGACACCGTCGACGCAGAGGCCACGGCCCACCACGAG GTTTCGACTTATATTCGGTCCGTATTCTACCCTCTGCGGTGGGCGTCAatcgtctgcgtctctgcgctGACGGGGAAAAATGCGAGTCGCATCTGGGCCGCAGTGAATGACGCGTTTGACCAG CACCGAAGGCGATTAGGGACAGGACTTTTGAACTTCGTTCTTCGGGATGCTCTGGCTGTGCATCCACCTCCTCTGTTCAAAGGTCGCAAGCGCGGCAAAATCTATGTGGCACAACAG GTGTCCATCCAGCCGCCCACGATCGTCGTGTTCTGCAACAAGACGGAGTACTTTCCAGAGGTTTATCGACTTTATCTGGACTTCTCAACTCGCACGGCCTTCAACTTTCACTTCACCCCCATCAA gtggctttttcgcgagaagaaacgacgcaAGTTGGAGAAAGTGACTCGCTCAAAACCCTCTTGA